A region of Myxococcus stipitatus DSM 14675 DNA encodes the following proteins:
- a CDS encoding SycD/LcrH family type III secretion system chaperone, with the protein MPEDPQDEAQLQARLQRWADGKATLRDVRGYSNDELYAIAKTAYFFFYQGRINEARTLFQGLYAVSPTDGYFAKALGVVEMAAGNGQGALAAFDVAAKLSPQDPSVYVGRAEVRLALGQKTQAMDDLRRAAAMTPADDPVIRKAGAMLTALSRR; encoded by the coding sequence ATGCCGGAGGACCCTCAGGACGAGGCCCAGCTGCAGGCCCGGCTCCAGCGCTGGGCGGATGGGAAGGCCACCCTGCGCGACGTGCGGGGCTATTCGAACGATGAGCTCTACGCCATCGCCAAGACGGCCTATTTCTTCTTCTACCAGGGCCGCATCAACGAGGCCCGCACGCTCTTCCAGGGCCTGTATGCCGTGAGCCCCACCGACGGCTACTTCGCCAAGGCGCTGGGCGTCGTGGAGATGGCCGCTGGCAACGGCCAGGGGGCCCTGGCCGCCTTCGACGTCGCCGCCAAGCTGTCGCCGCAGGACCCGTCCGTCTACGTCGGGCGCGCCGAGGTCCGTCTGGCCCTGGGGCAGAAGACCCAGGCCATGGACGACCTGCGACGCGCCGCGGCGATGACGCCCGCGGATGATCCGGTGATTCGCAAGGCGGGAGCGATGCTCACGGCGCTTTCTCGCCGTTGA
- a CDS encoding FliO/MopB family protein: MAVLRHPLMRLSLGATLVLSPLTVLAQAPAVPTPGAAPAPAPAPVVAPPSDATPPPAAVQAPTSAQAPTGGQAGAPATKPPSDEPPWEDPLAGTPAATEEPESMGWMLLRTLLVLGAVVASIYLTLNVGLRRLMGLQGASPGRQMVVSVVERLPLDPKRQLFVVKAADEYLLVGGGESGLQLLSKLDTEAVERIRAQRPQTNVVPLSPFLQKLLSRRSGGSSSQPPGA; this comes from the coding sequence ATGGCAGTCCTTCGTCACCCCCTCATGCGCCTGTCCCTGGGCGCCACGCTGGTGCTCTCACCGCTCACCGTGCTGGCCCAGGCTCCCGCCGTGCCCACACCGGGCGCCGCGCCCGCGCCTGCGCCCGCCCCCGTCGTGGCGCCCCCGAGCGACGCGACACCCCCCCCCGCGGCCGTTCAGGCTCCCACGTCCGCCCAGGCCCCCACAGGCGGCCAGGCGGGAGCGCCCGCCACGAAGCCTCCGAGCGACGAGCCCCCATGGGAGGACCCGCTGGCGGGGACTCCAGCGGCGACGGAAGAGCCGGAGAGCATGGGGTGGATGCTGTTGCGGACGTTGCTGGTGCTGGGGGCGGTGGTGGCCTCCATCTACCTGACGTTGAACGTGGGATTGCGCCGGCTGATGGGGCTTCAAGGGGCCTCACCGGGGCGGCAGATGGTGGTGTCGGTGGTGGAGCGGCTGCCGCTGGACCCGAAGCGGCAACTGTTCGTGGTGAAGGCCGCGGACGAGTACCTGCTGGTGGGCGGCGGCGAGTCGGGCCTGCAGTTGCTGTCGAAGCTGGACACGGAGGCGGTGGAGCGCATTCGCGCGCAGCGCCCTCAGACGAACGTGGTACCCCTCAGCCCTTTTCTCCAGAAGCTTCTTTCCCGCCGCTCCGGGGGCTCGTCGTCCCAGCCCCCCGGCGCCTGA
- a CDS encoding flagellar biosynthetic protein FliR, with protein sequence MNAADLVSELAARTNFSAAIFTVALLMCRVMPVLIFSPFLGGEVVPTEMKMGIGLTLAMVLYPSIAGSVTTIPLSALPYIALMAKEVFIGFSMAFIVNGVFEAARVAGTLADTMAGSNNAQLYVPQLGQQVSLFSNLKVQMAVVLFLTLDGHHLVIQALADSLTTVPLDGFPRFSQGAWTYFDVLIRVFADMLRISLALAAPAVLATFLTDVALGAINRVAPQIQVFFISMSIKPLVGVLITFLVLGALLGRMQDELAIMLRTLRDALRLLA encoded by the coding sequence ATGAACGCCGCGGACCTCGTGTCCGAGCTGGCTGCTCGGACCAACTTCTCCGCCGCCATCTTCACGGTTGCCCTGCTCATGTGCCGGGTGATGCCGGTGCTCATCTTCAGCCCGTTCCTGGGCGGTGAGGTGGTGCCCACGGAGATGAAGATGGGCATCGGGCTGACGCTGGCCATGGTGCTCTATCCCTCCATCGCCGGCAGCGTCACCACCATCCCGCTGAGCGCGCTGCCGTACATCGCGCTGATGGCCAAGGAGGTCTTCATCGGCTTCTCCATGGCGTTCATCGTCAACGGGGTGTTCGAGGCGGCCCGTGTCGCGGGCACCCTCGCGGACACGATGGCGGGCAGCAACAACGCCCAGCTCTACGTGCCGCAGCTCGGCCAGCAGGTGTCGCTGTTCTCCAACCTCAAGGTGCAGATGGCCGTGGTGCTGTTCCTCACCCTGGACGGCCACCACCTGGTCATCCAGGCGCTCGCGGACAGCCTCACCACGGTGCCGCTGGATGGCTTCCCGCGCTTCAGCCAGGGCGCGTGGACCTACTTCGACGTCCTGATTCGCGTCTTCGCGGACATGCTCCGCATCAGCCTGGCGCTGGCGGCTCCCGCCGTGCTGGCCACCTTCCTGACGGACGTGGCGCTGGGCGCCATCAACCGCGTGGCGCCGCAAATCCAGGTGTTCTTCATCTCCATGTCCATCAAGCCGCTCGTCGGCGTGCTCATCACCTTCCTGGTGCTGGGCGCGCTCCTGGGCCGCATGCAGGACGAGCTGGCCATCATGCTGCGGACGCTCAGGGACGCGCTGCGGCTGCTGGCCTGA
- a CDS encoding EscU/YscU/HrcU family type III secretion system export apparatus switch protein: MSDDAEIAIALKYDKEKDSAPRVVAKGLRLKAEKIRAIAKEHNIPIMRNVPLANALYRVEVGQEVPEELYDAVAEVLNFIYELQREHAAAGGR, translated from the coding sequence ATGAGTGACGACGCCGAAATCGCCATCGCGCTGAAGTACGACAAGGAGAAGGACAGCGCCCCGCGGGTGGTGGCCAAGGGCCTGCGGCTCAAGGCGGAGAAGATTCGCGCCATCGCCAAGGAGCACAACATCCCCATCATGCGCAACGTGCCCCTGGCCAATGCGCTGTACCGGGTGGAGGTGGGGCAGGAAGTGCCCGAGGAGCTCTACGACGCGGTGGCGGAGGTCCTCAACTTCATCTACGAGCTCCAGCGCGAGCACGCGGCCGCCGGCGGCCGGTAG
- the sctU gene encoding type III secretion system export apparatus subunit SctU translates to MSDESGDKTEEPSQKKLDDSRKKGQVWKSKDLSGVAVLVVGLGALKASWDTVEEEMVKLFHFSFDHMARGDDLSDATGQLLYLGLRALLLVTLPVVAGSAVVGGLMEFLQVGSLFTMDPLMPKLDKLNPLAGLKNMFSKKSLVEMLKNLIKISVTAYVVYGVVRDAMPLVVETIRQDTRAIMVVMGELVTRVATRVALLFVLFGIFDVWWQRKSFMKDMMMTKDEVKKEYKESEGDPHHKAKRKELHHEIMEGAQMESVRDADVIVTNPDHVAVALKYDREKDGAPRVLAKGVDHKAERIKGIAREQDVPTLRNVPLAHALLRVEVGHEVPEELYDAVAEVLNFVYELKNGGQAPAARA, encoded by the coding sequence ATGTCGGACGAGAGTGGAGACAAAACAGAAGAACCGTCGCAGAAGAAGCTCGACGACTCTCGCAAGAAGGGTCAGGTCTGGAAGAGCAAGGACCTGAGCGGCGTGGCCGTGCTGGTGGTGGGCCTGGGCGCGCTGAAGGCTTCGTGGGACACGGTGGAAGAGGAGATGGTCAAGCTCTTCCACTTCAGCTTCGACCACATGGCGCGGGGCGACGACCTGTCGGACGCCACCGGCCAGCTGCTCTACCTGGGGCTGCGGGCGCTGCTGCTCGTGACGTTGCCGGTGGTCGCGGGGAGCGCGGTGGTGGGCGGGTTGATGGAGTTCCTGCAGGTGGGCTCCCTCTTCACCATGGACCCGCTCATGCCCAAGCTGGACAAGCTCAACCCGCTGGCCGGGTTGAAGAACATGTTCAGCAAGAAGTCGCTGGTGGAGATGCTCAAGAACCTCATCAAGATCTCCGTCACGGCCTACGTCGTCTACGGCGTGGTGCGCGACGCGATGCCCTTGGTGGTGGAGACCATCCGCCAGGACACCCGCGCCATCATGGTCGTCATGGGGGAGCTGGTGACCCGCGTGGCCACCCGCGTCGCGTTGCTCTTCGTCCTCTTCGGCATCTTCGACGTCTGGTGGCAGCGCAAGTCCTTCATGAAGGACATGATGATGACCAAGGACGAGGTGAAGAAGGAGTACAAGGAGAGCGAGGGCGACCCGCACCACAAGGCCAAGCGCAAGGAGCTCCACCACGAAATCATGGAGGGCGCCCAGATGGAGTCGGTGCGGGACGCGGACGTCATCGTCACCAACCCGGACCACGTGGCCGTCGCGCTCAAGTACGACCGGGAGAAGGACGGCGCGCCCCGGGTGCTGGCCAAGGGAGTCGACCACAAGGCCGAGCGCATCAAGGGCATCGCCCGCGAGCAGGACGTCCCCACGCTGCGCAACGTGCCCCTGGCCCACGCGCTCCTCCGGGTGGAGGTGGGACACGAGGTGCCCGAGGAGCTCTATGACGCGGTGGCCGAGGTCCTCAACTTCGTCTACGAGCTGAAGAACGGCGGCCAGGCGCCCGCGGCCCGCGCGTGA
- the fliQ gene encoding flagellar biosynthesis protein FliQ, giving the protein MNQLTFITQEALFLVLVVSAPPVLMSLLVGFIISLFQATTQIQEQTLTFAPKVIIVFGVLAMTGPWIGSQLMRFTFHVFDRFPALIK; this is encoded by the coding sequence ATGAACCAGCTCACGTTCATCACGCAGGAGGCGCTGTTCCTGGTGCTCGTGGTGTCGGCCCCGCCGGTGCTGATGAGCCTCCTGGTGGGCTTCATCATCTCGCTGTTCCAGGCCACCACGCAGATTCAGGAGCAGACGCTCACCTTCGCGCCCAAGGTCATCATCGTCTTCGGCGTGCTGGCCATGACGGGGCCGTGGATTGGAAGCCAGCTGATGCGCTTCACCTTCCACGTCTTCGACCGGTTCCCCGCGCTCATCAAATGA
- the sctQ gene encoding type III secretion system cytoplasmic ring protein SctQ has protein sequence MSVEPDDEGPGMHERTMLVDLRQLKPLRPAPVEQPPEEPVAAPEPAAEDPDTLDQVARSWAPFTFKGLEKVSKAQGQLAHRMRWLTPSSGTLSQISARLKGLFDAEVRLSLESVQVRPMEELRRFLGDPTFLAVLAPGALQGRAVLEVELALAHTAVDLLLGGAGETVGLRPLTDIEEGVMGYVILESLRVLVPALQAGVPRPRLDGVARGVDEVSARLGDEAPMLTVHLNANLGPHVGMVRLVVPSAVLAAAEPAVASAQRNVLKKADMAAHASRLSAVRSWLRAEIGTAELTTHDLASLRVKDVVLVDVLSARPDRGEPGTAQLRVGTGRAGRAEAEVFVDEDGHYKARIVDIIPGESGNPRSATEEGGGRDEEEDFTNPELDVPPELEGAPLDDVNKPDGSDLLGDLPLQIAVELARIPVTAEQVVGMRAGQVIELGRGPGEPVELSVNGKVVARGELVEMEGQLGVRVTNLAG, from the coding sequence ATGAGCGTGGAGCCGGACGACGAAGGTCCCGGCATGCATGAGCGGACGATGCTGGTGGACCTCCGCCAGCTCAAGCCGCTGCGGCCTGCTCCTGTCGAGCAGCCCCCCGAGGAGCCCGTCGCGGCCCCGGAGCCTGCCGCGGAGGACCCGGACACCCTCGACCAGGTGGCGCGGAGCTGGGCGCCGTTCACCTTCAAGGGCCTGGAGAAGGTGTCCAAGGCCCAGGGGCAGCTGGCGCACCGGATGCGCTGGCTGACGCCCTCCTCGGGGACGCTCTCCCAGATTTCCGCCCGACTGAAGGGGCTCTTCGACGCCGAGGTGCGCCTGTCGCTGGAGTCCGTGCAGGTGCGGCCCATGGAGGAGCTGCGCCGCTTCCTCGGGGACCCGACGTTCCTCGCGGTGCTGGCGCCGGGGGCGCTCCAGGGGCGGGCGGTGCTGGAAGTGGAGCTGGCCCTGGCCCACACGGCCGTGGACCTGCTCCTGGGCGGCGCGGGCGAGACGGTGGGCCTGCGGCCGCTGACGGACATCGAAGAAGGGGTGATGGGGTACGTCATCCTGGAGTCGCTGAGGGTGCTGGTGCCCGCGCTTCAGGCGGGGGTGCCTCGGCCCAGGCTGGACGGCGTCGCGCGGGGGGTGGACGAGGTGTCCGCGCGCCTGGGCGACGAGGCCCCCATGCTGACGGTGCACCTGAACGCCAACCTGGGGCCCCATGTCGGCATGGTCCGGCTGGTGGTGCCCTCGGCGGTGCTGGCGGCGGCGGAGCCGGCGGTGGCGAGCGCCCAGCGCAACGTGCTCAAGAAGGCGGACATGGCGGCGCACGCGAGCCGGCTGTCCGCGGTGCGGAGCTGGCTGCGGGCGGAGATTGGCACCGCGGAGCTGACCACCCATGACCTGGCGAGCCTGCGCGTCAAGGACGTCGTCCTCGTGGACGTGCTGTCGGCGCGGCCGGACCGGGGAGAGCCGGGCACGGCGCAGCTTCGCGTGGGCACCGGACGCGCCGGACGCGCCGAGGCCGAGGTATTCGTCGACGAGGACGGGCACTACAAGGCCCGCATCGTCGACATCATCCCCGGGGAGTCGGGGAACCCGCGCTCGGCCACCGAGGAGGGTGGGGGACGGGATGAGGAAGAGGACTTCACCAATCCGGAGCTGGACGTTCCTCCGGAGCTCGAAGGGGCGCCCTTGGACGACGTGAACAAGCCGGATGGAAGCGACCTGCTGGGCGACTTGCCGCTGCAGATCGCCGTGGAGCTCGCGCGCATCCCCGTCACCGCCGAGCAGGTGGTGGGCATGCGGGCCGGTCAGGTCATCGAGCTGGGCCGAGGGCCCGGCGAGCCGGTGGAGCTCTCCGTCAACGGCAAGGTGGTGGCCCGGGGTGAGCTGGTGGAGATGGAAGGCCAGCTGGGCGTGCGCGTCACGAACCTGGCGGGCTGA
- the sctR gene encoding type III secretion system export apparatus subunit SctR gives MNAQAPARSRLPRVSPWLFAAAASLHPFIALADKKRSAMVPDAVANEAVSSDSFTSRPLILILALAAMGLVPFALMMVTSFVKISVVLSIVRSALGTQQIPPTQVITGLAVILTVYIMAPVGTAMYRAAEIDVWAKGPGVFSSSTVGSLLEGASKSKEPLRAWLMKKVTVKDRSLFYNLAKKMRTGEDRDSVQSQDFMVIVPAFVVSELKEAFQIGFLLFVPFIVIDMVVANILLALGMHMLSPTTISMPFKLLLFVLVDGWYLIAKGLVVGYL, from the coding sequence GTGAACGCCCAAGCTCCCGCCCGCTCCCGCCTTCCACGCGTCTCGCCTTGGCTGTTCGCGGCCGCCGCGTCGCTGCACCCCTTCATCGCGCTCGCGGACAAGAAGCGCTCCGCGATGGTCCCGGATGCCGTGGCCAATGAAGCGGTGAGCAGCGATTCGTTCACCTCGCGGCCGCTCATCCTCATCCTGGCGCTGGCGGCCATGGGCCTGGTGCCCTTCGCGCTGATGATGGTGACGAGCTTCGTGAAGATTTCGGTGGTGCTCTCCATCGTCCGCTCGGCGCTGGGCACCCAGCAGATTCCGCCCACCCAGGTGATTACGGGGCTGGCCGTCATCCTCACCGTCTACATCATGGCCCCCGTGGGCACGGCCATGTACCGGGCGGCGGAGATCGACGTCTGGGCGAAGGGGCCGGGGGTCTTCTCCTCGTCCACGGTGGGGTCGCTGCTCGAGGGCGCCAGCAAGTCGAAAGAGCCCCTGCGCGCGTGGCTGATGAAGAAGGTGACGGTGAAGGACCGCTCGCTCTTCTACAACCTGGCCAAGAAGATGCGGACGGGCGAGGACCGCGACTCGGTGCAGAGCCAGGACTTCATGGTCATCGTCCCGGCCTTCGTCGTCTCCGAATTGAAGGAGGCCTTCCAGATCGGCTTCCTCCTCTTCGTCCCATTCATCGTCATCGACATGGTGGTGGCCAACATCCTCCTGGCGCTGGGCATGCACATGCTGTCGCCCACCACCATCTCCATGCCCTTCAAGCTCCTCCTCTTCGTCCTGGTGGATGGCTGGTACCTCATCGCCAAGGGCCTGGTCGTCGGCTACCTGTAG